The following DNA comes from Vigna radiata var. radiata cultivar VC1973A chromosome 4, Vradiata_ver6, whole genome shotgun sequence.
NNNNNNNNNNNNNNNNNNNNNNNNNNNNNNNNNNNNNNNNNNNNNNNNNNNNNNNNNNNNNNNNNNNNNNNNNNNNNNNNNNNNNNNNNNNNNNNNNNNNNNNNNNNNNNNNNNNNNNNNNNNNNNNNNNNNNNNNNNNNNNNNNNNNNNNNNNNNNNNNNNNNNNNNNNNNNNNNNNNNNNNNNNNNNNNNNNNNNNNNNNNNNNNNNNNNNNNNNNNNNNNNNNNNNNNNNNNNNNNNNNNNNNNNNNNNNNNNNNNNNNNNNNNNNNNNNNNNNNNNNNNNNNNNNNNNNNNNNNNNNNNNNNNNNNNNNNNNNNNNNNNNNNNNNNNNNNNNNNNNNNNNNNNNNNNNNNNNNNNNNNNNNNNNNNNNNNNNNNNNNNNNNNNNNNNNNNNNNNNNNNNNNNNNNNNNNNNNNNNNNNNNNNNNNNNNNNNNNNNNNNNNNNNNNNNNNNNNNNNNNNNNNNNNNNNNNNNNNNNNNNNNNNNNNNNNNNNNNNNNNNNNNNNNNNNNNNNNNNNNNNNNNNNNNNNNNNNNNNNNNNNNNNNNNNNNNNNNNNNNNNNNNNNNNNNNNNNNNNNNNNNNNNNNNNNNNNNNNNNNNNNNNNNNNNNNNNNNNNNNNNNNNNNNNNNNNNNNNNNNNNNNNNNNNNNNNNNNNNNNNNNNNNNNNNNNNNNNNNNNNNNNNNNNNNNNNNNNNNNNNNNNNNNNNNNNNNNNNNNNNNNNNNNNNNNNNNNNNNNNNNNNNNNNNNNNNNNNNNNNNNNNNNNNNNNNNNNNNNNNNNNNNNNNNNNNNNNNNNNNNNNNNNNNNNNNNNNNNNNNNNNNNNNNNNNNNNNNNNNNNNNNNNNNNNNNNNNNNNNNNNNNNNNNNNNNNNNNNNNNNNNNNNNNNNNNNNNNNNNNNNNNNNNNNNNNNNNNNNNNNNNNNNNNNNNNNNNNNNNNNNNNNNNNNNNNNNNNNNNNNNNNNNNNNNNNNNNNNNNNNNNNNNNNNNNNNNNNNNNNNNNNNNNNNNNNNNNNNNNNNNNNNNNNNNNNNNNNNNNNNNNNNNNNNNNNNNNNNNNNNNNNNNNNNNNNNNNNNNNNNNNNNNNNNNNNNNNNNNNNNNNNNNNNNNNNNNNNNNNNNNNNNNNNNNNNNNNNNNNNNNNNNNNNNNNNNNNNNNNNNNNNNNNNNNNNNNNNNNNNNNNNNNNNNNNNNNNNNNNNNNNNNNNNNNNNNNNNNNNNNNNNNNNNNNNNNNNNNNNNNNNNNNNNNNNNNNNNNNNNNNNNNNNNNNNNNNNNNNNNNNNNNNNNNNNNNNNNNNNNNNNNNNNNNNNNNNNNNNNNNNNNNNNNNNNNNNNNNNNNNNNNNNNNNNNNNNNNNNNNNNNNNNNNNNNNNNNNNNNNNNNNNNNNNNNNNNNNNNNNNNNNNNNNNNNNNNNNNNNNNNNNNNNNNNNNNNNNNNNNNNNNNNNNNNNNNNNNNNNNNNNNNNNNNNNNNNNNNNNNNNNNNNNNNNNNNNNNNNNNNNNNNNNNNNNNNNNNNNNNNNNNNNNNNNNNNNNNNNNNNNNNNNNNNNNNNNNNNNNNNNNNNNNNNNNNNNNNNNNNNNNNNNNNNNNNNNNNNNNNNNNNNNNNNNNNNNNNNNNNNNNNNNNNNNNNNNNNNNNNNNNNNNNNNNNNNNNNNNNNNNNNNNNNNNAATTAACGTGCCCTAaattaaccctaatttttcTCTAATGCATCTCAGACTCATGTGcagagataattttttaaatcccaAAGTCAACGTGGCAAGCAATGGTGAGTTAGTGGAAGACTACGTGGTTCagccgttagccacatcactgTTCACACTAACGGAGTTTGTTTATAGGGACTAAAAGTAAGAATTACCAAACTTGGAGGATGAAATGCTATCAAAGTTTCATGcggggactaaaaccaaaattcagtgaaacttcagaactaaaagcatatttaacccttaaaaatatttttattttatttatttattaagtcaTCTAAAAAACTTATTCACCTTGTTATTTTAAGGTATtagttttgtttcattttcatattttttataaatttaataatactttttattttaattatcattatataaaattgtatcatTAATATGCATTACTACATAAGGAGGTACactatttgataattttatttgttattatattttaattaggcAAGTTTATtctttaacaaatataaaataatttattcacttaataaataaataaataatatttctttattttaaaataattaaataaattttcccTGTAAAAAggttttacataaatttttaatattactttaacataattaaatatatcatttaaaatatattatttagtactattttcaattatttatttataaaaatcataaaagtataaaattcataaagttatatatattttaaaaattatattattttaatgtaataaaaatatcaatatatggAAACAAGTGTATTTTACAAGCAAATTAATTAAGGGGATTATCttcttaattacttttttcagacaaattttaccattttatcatttagattttataattatcttttgaaatttagttaattataacaataaaattataaaaattatttacttatgaaatatttttataatttactttaataattcattttgtatttcttttatcataatataaaaatagacaCATATATGAAGGTATATGTATCTACTCGTATATATGATatctttttgataaaataatagattatttgaataatattcataataGCACTATATACGTacaaacatttaatttatttttaatatataaagtaCCTATacgaataaaattattagttagTGTAATAAacatactaaaaataatatactttaaaatttgtgataaaattggaatgataaaagaaaattggtTAAACCACTTAGGTTTTTCCAAGTttgattcttgtttttttagaatttttaattaagtcgtaaaaaatgtaaatttgaatcaattaagttttataattaaattgaattaacaGAATTAAATTGTTGATCACCTAACATTTTAACGTggtaaatttttaatatgtgaCATTTGTATAAGTTTAATCAtgaaatttgataatattaaacattttaaaattaggatTTAGTGGTGGAATTAGGTTTTGTATCTCTTTTAATTGATTCATATatcttctacttttttttttctcaattgattCGGTTACTaaggaaaatattttgtaagataaacttaaattttaaatatttatgatattattagttttgagtttagtaatatttgatttgattatgatagaaataaaataaagtttgttgaTATTCTAAcgttagtttttattatttgtagttGCTTCAAGTCCTATTTACACCTAtttaaaagttaacaaaaagTTGTCGATGTTTATATTaatcaaagagaaaaattatcTGTGTGGGTCTTTTAACATTCTTTAccaaggtgtttttttttttatatttttttttgttttcaatgatttaatattattatttttttttcttttttgtattcgGATTTGTATTTAGTGGGAGAGTTCAGCGTGAATTTTGTCTCGTgtcttttaaattgaaatatcaaTTTATGTGTTTAGGTGTTGTGATTGCGAAGTTATTTCGTGCTATATTCAGATCCTAAAAATGAACTCTGCATAACTGTGGGCACTGCTAGAGATAATTTGTATAAGTTCCCTTCCTCTGTCCCTGTTAGCATCCTTCTTTATCATCTGAAGACAAGGGGATGCTGGCGGAGTTTCTGGTTCCTTGGAAACATTTTCTGTATTCAGAGTGGCTATGATGCTGTTGCTTATCTCTTATTTTTGATTTTGAAGTTTTGATGTGCATAAATGTGCTTCTTAGTATGTATGTGTAACATCTGgataaacaataaataacaataaatgaaTGTTTGTATTACTAAGGAAACTTTATTTGGTGATATCAACTGTTAGGTCCTAGAGATTAAGTGATAGAAATGTCAGAGAATTATATTTTAGGGTCAGATGAATGAAAAGATTAAGATATGATTTAAATTTGGTTGGTAGAATTAAAATATGAGATAAATTAGATACTAAAGGATAAAAAGATTACAATATGAGAAACCCGCTAAAGGTGAGCCATGGGAGACTTAatatatataagcatgtaagataaagaagaaaaaaaaaatggaagatagGAAGGCAGAGAAGAGACACCCATAGGTATAGGATCTAAGTAACCCTTGCAACCTTAGATTTTCTgctataattgatttaaatgtTTGTTGAAATTCATGAATGAATGTGTTTAGGGTTCAATTTAGAATTGAAATAAAGTTATGCATAATTAGTGATTCCATAAGAGGATTTTAAAAATGTTCTCTTCTAACTTCTCTGGAAGCTGAAATGCATAAGTTGATTTTACCTTGTCGGAGAAACTCAATTCATTTTACCTTAATTCGTCTCtccttcttattttcttcactTAGAAGTGTTTACTGAGAAATTTATCTAAATTTCAATGGTTTTATCTTGTTGTCTTAGAATTTAACGTTTGAAGAGATAGTGTCTTGCCCTCAAGAGcagaatatataatttcttatatggaacttaaataatcaaaacaCGAGAAAAAATCTCTCTCTAATTAGTCTTATGTGGAAACTTGTAGAATATTAAGTGGTCGAACTGTAAATTTAGTCTagtatttttatgtttcttattttacGTATAATCTCAGCTGTATCTAGACTTACACGTAAGTCACGATCTTCCACCATAACATAACTTTTCAAAGAACTACTTGTATGtgaatgaaaatgtttttcaattttgccATTTTACTATGAATTTAGACATTAGAATTAACTGAATATTTGTCGCTTTTGGTCCCATTTATCATGCTCAAATGTTCACCATTTTTTGTCTTATAGAAATCTATTCAATGCTATGTGTATGAATTGTTTACCCAGACTTTTAATAGCAGTTTGATCATCAGATCAATTGCATAAGAAACCTTTGGTTACAATTGGTGAATTATCTAATGGTTGGGAATTCTTCTGCAGCTAGTAATAGTGGAAGAAAGTCAGTAATTTCAATGTACTTGAGGAGAATACAATGCAGGAGAGATCGATTGTGGGCTTTGGTGTTGCAGCCATCAAAATACTTCTTTAGGCCAAGATTCTCTGATCATCAATACTTTCAATCTTTGTCCCCAAAGACTGCTGTGGAAGAGTATGGTTCACATGGCAGGATCATCAGAGAACGTCTTTTAGGTTCATATTCATGTAAACATAGTTCTTCTACAATTACTTTTGCTGCTCGGGACAAAAGGCCTAGTTTATGTCATAACAGTACTCAGTTACGTGCCTATAGTTCTGAAAGTGATGGAAGAAATGCAAGTGAGGATAAACAAGAACATGTTAATGATGGAACCAACTTTGATAACAGGCAGAATCAACAAGAGAAGTTTGGGAAAGAGGTTGAGTACTGCAATGCACATGCACGACTTGGAGAACAGGAACAAGAGGAATGGCTTAATAATCAGAGGCTAactatagaaaataaaaggagaGAATCACCATTTTTGACAAGGAGGGATAAGTTTAAAAATGAGTTCAGAAGAAGAATTATTCCTtgggaaaaaataaatatttcctGGGACACATTTCCTTATCATATTCAGTAATTACTATTCTTCctatttgttctttttttaatttggtatcttctcttatatgatttttattgtgtaattaaattttatttttgcaccTGCagtgaaaatacaaaaaatcttCTTGTGGAATGTGCTGCTTCCCATTTGAGACATAATAAGTGTGCTTCAACTTTTGGTACTCGGCTCTCATCTTCAAGTGGGAGAATATTGCTTGAGAGCATTCCTGGTTTGTCATTTGTTCCTTATTTTGTGTCCTTGTTATtctatttaatttgtaatgttTATTTTGGATGCCATTTGACTAGCATTTATTGCtcaaaatttcattataatttttgcCTTATAGCCAAATGTTGATGTTGTCTTTTTAACTTCAGGCACTGAGCTGTATCGTGAGAGATTGGTTAGAGCTCTTGCACAAGATTTACAAGTTCCTCTTTTAGTGCTCGATAATAGCATCCTTGCTCCTTATGTATGTTCTGGAAGAGTTTAGACACTATATTAGAAGGGGAaccataaagaaaatatttaccttATTTGAATTGTTATGCAGGACATTGATGATGATTTATCATCGGTCTACGAGTCTGATGATGATAATGCAGAGTCTGGGAAGGAGGGTTCTCTCGAATCAGagaatgatgatgataatgaagTCAGCAATGAAGAAGAGTGGTTTAGCAGTACAGAGGCAAAGTCAGATGCAAGAGACAATGAAGAGGCTAGCAGTACAGAGGCAAAGAttgtttatgtttaatttttatactgataAGTAATAGGAAATCATTGTTTGCATGTGcataacaaaataatgaaataaagatttctaaatttatattactaGATTGAAAAGGAAGGGAAAGTTTATTGTAAGTAAAACTGTTGTTAGTCTTCTCTTTAGAATTATTAGTATATAggattataaataaactttgaAGTTTGAATTCATTCCGTTACCACTGATAGTTCAATGTCTTACCCTTACCCTAAATTTTTGACAGATTGTGGCTGGAGAATCTGAGAGTTCCGAATCCTCCAAGTCTAATTCTAATGATACCAAATCTTCTGATAAGTCTGGATGCCAGCTAAAGAAAGGTAACATGTTCAGCTGGCTGGAACTTCAATCATACACATGAACTTGCTAGATGTGATTTTATCATACATTTTCTACTTGCAAGCAAAACTAAGATGTCAATTTTCCTCATCCTATCTAGGATTATATATTTACTTGTTGTCCATTACTTGCCTTTTTCCTTTATGATGTCTCAAAGTTGAAATTGTGGGCTTTTTGCAATAGAGTGAGAAGAGACTGAATAATATTTACTGTGTATTATCATACATTGCAATGATATGTAATGGGGTAATAAACCTAAATAATTCAcccatatttatattaataatcctaaataatgaaacaaacCACAAAATATTAGAGAACATGAAAACTTTGAAAATGTGGATACTAATCCAAATCACACATACATACTGAGAATTTGGGCTTAGAGCCAAATTCAATAATGTGAAACTGGCTCGTAAAGTGATGAAAGTTCAACCTTTTATAAGCTTTTTTAACCCATATTTATAGTTGATATGTAAATAACTCCCTGTCCATGAGGCTGTGGTTAAGGCAACCTCCAAAGATGCTGCAACTTGGGTGGCCTAGGAGTTATCATAATTAAGGTGATTTTCCAATAGTATTGATATTATGAGGTATTCCAACAAATACTCCTCTGAACTTTCAGATTTCCTTTTCTCATGCTTCATCAATCCAGTATCCAGTTTCccaataatgaaaaagaatttaactTCAATTAATGGTTGATCAATCCATACAAAACATTAGGAATAGAAACAAACCCTTTATTGAGAAATAGAGATTTAAATGACGATGTAATagaattcaaattacaaaaaaaaatcaagattaTGATTCATTATCCCATACCCTAGAGATCTATTTACACACTATGGAAGAAAAGacaaatagaagaaagaaaataggggAGATGGAATTCAATGTAGGATTTGATGAATCTGCATTTTGATTTCCCAATACTGAATCACAACGGCCACCAAACGTAGTGTCAAATGGTGCTAAAGAAAGGGAAATTAGATATTCATCCTTTTGGGATATCAAGATTTGAAACAATTCTATAATAGAAGTGAACTTTAGAATGCGTCTTCAAATAGATGCTCTGATCCTAAATGCTTGAAATTCTTGTTTGGTCTCTTAATATGATGGGATTTTGCAGCCCTGTCATTTGTGACAGCCTTTACTTTTTCTCCTTCACATGGCCCTCtttctattttgattttatgtttttgatgaTATCTTATGCATCCCTTTGTTGTACTTAATCACTTATTAGATATGAAAGTAAATAGAGTCTCAGGTTCTTCATGGTGTTGAGAACTTTTAAAATGTGAATGTAAGCATAACTTAAGCTCACAAAATCGACTCACGTAGTGAGGGTTGCATATACTTACTGGATCATAGACTATTTATCTTGAACATAAGACTGAATATTTGTGTGTGGTTTTTATAGTGGCTTGAGAGTGGGAACAGTCTATATATCTGTGTCCTTTGAGCATCTCTTTTCTTTCTAGCAACTGCTGTGCCCTTTGACTGTATTTGCTCTCTAGTAGCCATTGCACTCTCCAACcaattttttatcaatagtCGCAACGGTGCCAtccaatattttttgataatgcTGACTCGTGTGATACACATGCTCCAACTTGAGGGAGTGTCAAAGTTTTacaaaaatgaactttaagcctaattcatTCTCACAAAATTGGCTAGTAAGATGAAATTTGCACCTATTTACATTTTATGAATCTGTCtaatctctagtcaatgtggaaTCTGTAACACATTCCATTCATGCCAAAACATATACATATCGAATGTtggactagacattaatggatgATCTAATAATGGTGACATGATAAGGCCAATAGGCTTTGGatgactttgataccatctcaagtttataaaaaaataagttctcTCTTATTCAGTCTCATTACATACATttgatatatatacattaattggATAAATTTGGAAATAAGTACTGTATATATATTCTAGGAAACAAATCCATAAGATTTTGGGATTGGTATGttagtaataaaaattaaaaacaataggAATCAATTACAAAACTTCCTAATGTATCTCAACATAAAGATATCTTGTCATTATATACTTTATCTGCTCCAGCAACAATTTGGCTGACTTGTGTTAACGATATCTGCACAGGCTAGTCTTATATGATACGTATGCCCCAACTTTAGAGATATGATTTGATTACATTGAATAGGGAGATATTGGTACGATTTAATAGGGAAATATCTTTCCAAATATTTTCTACTATTAGATCTTTGtcattataaataagaatgtTCATGTGTGGACTCAACACAGAGAATTTATTACATTACTTCCAGGTTTCTCTCTTCTCAGCAAGGTACTAGAGTGGTACCATCCTCCATGACCTGTTTTCTTTCTAATCTTTTAAACAAGAGCCTTCTATTTGGGTTAAAAGTTTTTACACTGTATTTGTTACTTTTGTTATCTGACCTCACCTTGAGGGATGAGACTTTGTAGTTGCTGTTATTGTTGTTTTATGTTGCAAATTTGTTGTCGGGAAAgataatttatatgtttgttgTTCTTGTGATATCGAATGAATTTAAGATTTAGCAAACTATTAATAACTTACCCTTCTAAGCTAGTTTATTTGCTTCCAATTTTCAACTATTTCAAGCATTAACGTAAATATCTACATTACTGCAACATTACATTTTGTAGGTGACCGTGTGAGGTACACTGGGCCATCTGTTCAAGTTACAGACGAGGATAGGTAATAAAATGATTTCCCCCTTTTTCGCCTATGTAGGCCATCATCTCCTACAAAATTACAGTTTTTTTTGGCTAaacattcatttaatttattgaataaagcATGCCTAATAAATTTGGAGCTAAGTACATCAAGTTGCTTACACTTGTTACCATGACTGCTAACGTGACTGATTCTGATAAAACGCTTTGGAAGATTTTCCTCGTTTGCACAACTCAGCTACATAAAATATGTAATCTTGTTAATGTAGACACTTGCACACAAGAGAACTGCATAGATGATACACTGACAGTCTCATAGGTGACGCTTTCAAGGGTTACTCCTGACCACTTTGGACTTTGTTTTCGAGTCTGAAGCTGAGAAATTTATGTGATTCTTAATTAGATTGTTGTGTaaaaacacaagaaagaatCTTCATTCTTTAATAAGATGCTAAATATTGCAGAAATAATGACAGTTAGTATTTGCAAGACGTTGAAATGATTATTATATGTGTGTGATTTTCATGCTTGTGGCTCCTGGTAACATGTGGTTAGAACAGTGGTGCTATTGGTAATTGTAGAGGAAGTGGTGACACCGCACCTGTGTGATTGGAATTCGTAAACCTGAGGAGTATAGTGTGAAAAGGGAAACAGCTTTCCACAGATTTTCATATACTGATTTCTTTCCTATACAACGGTTTAGTCACATGAATATTGTATTTCTATATCTTGAACTAATGATTCACCGAAGTCTTTCAAGGAACTGAAAATAGAAGTTCTAAAAATGATAATCTGATTTTCGAGCAGAcaagtattttatatttgtctATATCAAATTGGAGAAGTAAGTGTTTTTCAGTGGATATCTTTGCTCTTGTCCATTTATCTTGTGATGGAATTAATGAATTATATATGCCAATGCTTGTGAGCGTTTATATTattataccatttttttttcttttaaatagtattccattttttttataataataagttcCAAGACTTTCCACTTAAGTGTGTTTGATGCTACTTGCAAGTGCTTGGTTAGTGGGTGTGAGcgagttatataattttatacttacGTACTTTAGGAGTTTGTGTAATATGTAGTTTGGTCTGTCTGATTTTCCTTTGAATTTGGAGATATCTGTCTGCTGTTGATATCTTTTTGTAGAAAAATCTAGTTCTACGTAGACTAGTGATATGATTAAAATAGAGTATATTAATGAGGGTACAAATCTCATTTTAAAAGTTGGTTTTTCAgattgagttaagcttaaaccTAACCTACTATTCCTAGACCTTATGTGATCAAATGTGAGAACATAATGAGAGTTCCTTAGTGAAACAAAACACTGAATAGGGAATGATGTGCACATGGTCTAGgaataattgaatatatttgtattaattggGATCTTGTTAACTGAAGAGCAATGCATTGGTCTTTTCGCCACACCTTTTTGTAGGTTTTAGGAGAAGGAAGGACGGTAAGGTGTTGTGTGTTATGCTCTCAGGGAGGGTATGTAGCATATTAGGTTTGAGTCCGATGCAAGTTCACCTATAAATTTTCTTTGGATAGGATAGTTTTCCGGTCTTCTTTGTGGACATGCAAAGGgaattatttctcttttagGTTCActttttattcctatttttctATGTTTCTTCTGCGTGGGAGGATTCCTGATTGTCTTATTTGTCTTGTGTTTTATAATCATTATCACAACTCGTAAACAAtaacaaaactaataaatttttcaaaaacttttatgTTGTGTAATATCACGACGGGGTGTttgattattcattttttttatttctgtatTAGGGAaaaatgtgtaatcaatttcTTACCCTTGCACTTGACGTGTATTTTTGACCATGCAATAATGGGAAAAAATTAACCTGATTTTTGTAAATTTGCATTCTTTTCATGAAGTTCAGATGCGTTGGCTTGCTATTTTACGTGTTTCTTTTTGAGGATTTCTTATCCCCTtgtttgtttccttcacctctatctttataaattatttttttataaaaagaataaaaagttcaaaatatgaaatatgttGAAAAACTTAAGGATGTATTGTTACTTTCTTTGTACATTTGCAAAATCTCAATATTCataatcttttttatcttcaattcaGTGTGGCTGGCTAGTcctctaatatattttttttaagggcTAAATTATGTATTTGGTCCCTCTATATATTGCAATTTACCTATTTGGTCTCAAAAAAATTTCCATTCCTATGTACTTCTTTTGATAGGCTCCTTTTTTTTTGTCCATAAAAGGCCAGCACGACTCTTAAAAATTAGGGACCAAATGAGACACTTTTGATATTTAGAGGGACCAGATGAAAAGCTTGTGATATTATAAACCAAAAAGTAAGCAAAAAACAGTACTTGAAAGACAAAAGTAACAGAAGGCTAACAAAAGATCTGCATGGACAATggaaaaacattaaaaggaCCTTGGATACTCTGGGGtgtaaaacatataatttaccCTGTTTTCTGAATGAATTTCGTATTGTCCTTTCCAGGGCATTGACTTTGGTGTGTGATATTGATGTGTACAGTTAATAGTTGGGATGTCAACGATTCATTTTTCTGCCATTCATGATGTGCTTAAAGTTGTGACTTGGTTTTTCTTTAATATCATTCTTCACGATATTTTTGGTAATTTGATATACAgaacatattaatattaagtGCAAGTGAGATTTTCAAAAAGTGTTTGTTGCTTTCACGTCCTTAtttgttttccaattttaaCCTATTCAGATATATTGCAGACCTTTAACTAATGGTCAGAGAGGAGAGGTATATGAGGTCAATGGCGTTCGAGTTGCAGTCATCTGGGATATTAATGAAGACAAGGTCAACGAGGGTGAGGTGGAGAACCCCAGTGATGATCATACCAAACCCCCGATTTATTGGATTCATGGtaaatttttcttattcaaaatgTAGAAAAAATGTTAGCTTCTAAGCTATCTTATTCAAAGTGACCTTGatcctttttcaaatataaatggCTTGGATTTGatgattatgttttttataCTTATCAGAGGTTGAGTAGTAGCTTATCTCCTTGGacttaaaacactttttttatttgcaaaCAGTTAAGGACATTGAGAATGATCTTGATGCTCAATCACAGGATTGCTACATTGCTGTGGAGGCTTTGTGTGAGGTATCTAgcgtttttcaattttttaaatctcaCAATAAGATAAACAAAATGTTGTTTTACTTATGGGTGGGTCTGATTATTTCTTTTGCAGGTTTTGCGTAGAAAACAGCCTCTTATTGTCTATTTTCCTGACAGTTCACATTGGTTACATAAATCAGTTCCTAAGTCAAACAAAAATGAGTTTTTTCATAAGGTTGAGGAGATGTTTGACCAGTTATCTGGTCCTATAATATTGATTTGTGGGCAAAATAAAGTTCAGTCAGAATCAAATGAGAAAGAACAATTTGTAAGCTTCAATTGTTATTCTTTGTCATGActaaaatgcatttactttttcaCTTTGCTACTATTTACATTTTATGCACTTTTCCCTTGATCACATGTGATGTTTCTGACAGACAATGATACTACGATACCTTGGACGTGTGGCTAAGTTGGTAATgctctttatttttctacaagtcttTGCATTCTGTTAAACATTCTATCGTTAACCTGTGATTTCAAATTATGCTGCTTTCAACTCACTAATTCGTTTCTTTTTGTATCCcaatgaattatattatattgataaatgTAATACTGAATTGCTTTTCTATCAAATAATAGCTTTGAAGAGTTCTGATAATTTATT
Coding sequences within:
- the LOC106759368 gene encoding uncharacterized protein LOC106759368 isoform X2, translating into MCFLVSSNSGRKSVISMYLRRIQCRRDRLWALVLQPSKYFFRPRFSDHQYFQSLSPKTAVEEYGSHGRIIRERLLGSYSCKHSSSTITFAARDKRPSLCHNSTQLRAYSSESDGRNASEDKQEHVNDGTNFDNRQNQQEKFGKEVEYCNAHARLGEQEQEEWLNNQRLTIENKRRESPFLTRRDKFKNEFRRRIIPWEKINISWDTFPYHIHENTKNLLVECAASHLRHNKCASTFGTRLSSSSGRILLESIPGTELYRERLVRALAQDLQVPLLVLDNSILAPYDIDDDLSSVYESDDDNAESGKEGSLESENDDDNEVSNEEEWFSSTEAKSDARDNEEASSTEIVAGESESSESSKSNSNDTKSSDKSGCQLKKGDRVRYTGPSVQVTDEDRPLTNGQRGEVYEVNGVRVAVIWDINEDKVNEGEVENPSDDHTKPPIYWIHVKDIENDLDAQSQDCYIAVEALCEVLRRKQPLIVYFPDSSHWLHKSVPKSNKNEFFHKVEEMFDQLSGPIILICGQNKVQSESNEKEQFTMILRYLGRVAKLPLSLKRWAEQIKGDMTSEDDEISKFFSNVLSIHPAEDENQLTTFKKQLEEDKKIVTSRSNLSILRKVLEEHQLSCIDLLHLNTDGIVLTKLEAEKVVGWAKNHYLSSCLXPSVKGERLXLPRESLEIAVSRLTSQETMSRESSQSLKNLAKDEYESNFISSVVPPGEIGVKFDDVGALEDVKKALHELVILPMRRPELFSRGNLLRPCKGILLFGPPGTGKTLLAKALATEAGANFINITCSTLTSKWFGEDEKLTKALFSFASKLAPVIIFIDEVDSLLGARGGASEHEATRRMRNEFMAAWDGLRSKEHQRILILGATNRPFDLDDAVIRRLPRRIYVDLPNAENRLKILSIFLAQENLDSEFQLDKLANLTDGYSGSDLKNLCIAAAYRPVQELLENEKKKASNDGTASILRPLNLDDFVQSKTKVGPSVAHDVTSMTELRKWNEMFGEGGNRTKSPFGFGS
- the LOC106759368 gene encoding uncharacterized protein LOC106759368 isoform X1; this translates as MVGNSSAASNSGRKSVISMYLRRIQCRRDRLWALVLQPSKYFFRPRFSDHQYFQSLSPKTAVEEYGSHGRIIRERLLGSYSCKHSSSTITFAARDKRPSLCHNSTQLRAYSSESDGRNASEDKQEHVNDGTNFDNRQNQQEKFGKEVEYCNAHARLGEQEQEEWLNNQRLTIENKRRESPFLTRRDKFKNEFRRRIIPWEKINISWDTFPYHIHENTKNLLVECAASHLRHNKCASTFGTRLSSSSGRILLESIPGTELYRERLVRALAQDLQVPLLVLDNSILAPYDIDDDLSSVYESDDDNAESGKEGSLESENDDDNEVSNEEEWFSSTEAKSDARDNEEASSTEIVAGESESSESSKSNSNDTKSSDKSGCQLKKGDRVRYTGPSVQVTDEDRPLTNGQRGEVYEVNGVRVAVIWDINEDKVNEGEVENPSDDHTKPPIYWIHVKDIENDLDAQSQDCYIAVEALCEVLRRKQPLIVYFPDSSHWLHKSVPKSNKNEFFHKVEEMFDQLSGPIILICGQNKVQSESNEKEQFTMILRYLGRVAKLPLSLKRWAEQIKGDMTSEDDEISKFFSNVLSIHPAEDENQLTTFKKQLEEDKKIVTSRSNLSILRKVLEEHQLSCIDLLHLNTDGIVLTKLEAEKVVGWAKNHYLSSCLXPSVKGERLXLPRESLEIAVSRLTSQETMSRESSQSLKNLAKDEYESNFISSVVPPGEIGVKFDDVGALEDVKKALHELVILPMRRPELFSRGNLLRPCKGILLFGPPGTGKTLLAKALATEAGANFINITCSTLTSKWFGEDEKLTKALFSFASKLAPVIIFIDEVDSLLGARGGASEHEATRRMRNEFMAAWDGLRSKEHQRILILGATNRPFDLDDAVIRRLPRRIYVDLPNAENRLKILSIFLAQENLDSEFQLDKLANLTDGYSGSDLKNLCIAAAYRPVQELLENEKKKASNDGTASILRPLNLDDFVQSKTKVGPSVAHDVTSMTELRKWNEMFGEGGNRTKSPFGFGS